One Streptomyces lincolnensis genomic region harbors:
- a CDS encoding LLM class flavin-dependent oxidoreductase has product MRFSVNIPNFGDFADPRNVATVAAAAEQAGWDGLFVWDHVLHRQHQGRPFGDPWMLLTAAALATSRIRLGTLLTPVPRYLPQQLARQVATLDHLSGGRVTFAAGLGGPVEDEYRSFGDAAEPRLLGERLDEGLELLTRFWSGDPVNHHGRHYEVRDVALLPATVQRPGPPVWIGGFWPRRAPMRRAARWDGAVPLFETARHGHVPDVAEVREMVGYVREHRTAGAERPFEFVLGGATPPDAAKARDVIGPLHDAGATWWDERQVQTGPDLDRLTPVLRRVEAGPPVL; this is encoded by the coding sequence ATGCGCTTCTCCGTCAACATCCCGAACTTCGGCGACTTCGCCGACCCCCGTAACGTCGCGACCGTCGCGGCCGCCGCGGAACAGGCCGGTTGGGACGGGCTCTTCGTGTGGGACCACGTACTGCATCGACAGCACCAGGGGCGTCCCTTCGGAGACCCCTGGATGCTGTTGACCGCGGCCGCGCTGGCCACCTCACGGATCCGACTGGGCACCCTGCTGACGCCGGTCCCCCGGTACCTTCCGCAGCAACTGGCCCGCCAGGTGGCCACGCTGGACCACCTCAGCGGCGGCCGGGTGACCTTCGCCGCCGGCCTGGGCGGTCCGGTCGAGGACGAGTACCGCAGCTTCGGCGACGCCGCGGAGCCACGCCTGCTCGGAGAGCGGCTGGACGAGGGACTGGAGCTGCTGACCCGCTTCTGGTCCGGCGATCCGGTGAACCACCACGGCCGGCACTACGAGGTCCGGGACGTGGCGCTGCTGCCCGCCACCGTGCAGCGGCCCGGTCCGCCGGTGTGGATCGGCGGGTTCTGGCCCCGTCGCGCGCCCATGCGGCGGGCAGCGCGGTGGGACGGCGCGGTGCCGCTCTTCGAGACGGCCCGGCACGGTCACGTACCGGACGTGGCGGAGGTACGCGAGATGGTCGGCTACGTGCGCGAGCACCGTACGGCCGGGGCCGAGCGCCCCTTCGAGTTCGTGCTCGGTGGTGCCACGCCCCCGGACGCGGCGAAGGCCAGGGATGTGATCGGTCCCCTGCACGACGCCGGTGCCACCTGGTGGGACGAGCGGCAGGTCCAGACCGGCCCCGACCTGGACCGCCTCACTCCGGTGCTGCGCCGCGTCGAGGCAGGGCCGCCGGTGCTCTGA
- a CDS encoding FecCD family ABC transporter permease: MAASASLGQTYVDPATVWHTLRTGGGPYDLVVGELRVPRIVLGALVGAALGLSGALVQTVTRNPLASPDVIGVGHGAAAATVLALATGAAASPGAMPAVSVAGGLTAAALVYVLAWRHGMQPSRFVLTGVGIGVALSAIVQLYLTDSELEAAEQVKLWLTGSLNGRGWEQAGPLAVVLLLCLPALVWASRAMRPLGLDPETAAALGVRVDRTRLGLTVLGVVLAATATGAAGPIGFVALTAPQLARRVTRTPQLPLLCSALTGSVVLVAADLVARTLLPPLEIPVGALTSLVGGPYLLWLLGRRTAVR; the protein is encoded by the coding sequence ATGGCCGCCTCCGCCAGCCTCGGTCAGACCTACGTCGACCCCGCCACCGTCTGGCACACCCTGCGCACCGGAGGCGGCCCGTACGACCTCGTCGTGGGCGAACTGCGGGTCCCCCGGATCGTGCTGGGCGCCCTCGTGGGTGCCGCCCTCGGACTCTCCGGGGCGCTCGTGCAGACCGTCACCCGCAACCCACTGGCCAGCCCGGACGTGATCGGCGTAGGACATGGGGCGGCCGCCGCGACCGTGCTCGCACTCGCCACCGGCGCCGCGGCCTCGCCCGGGGCCATGCCCGCCGTCTCCGTCGCCGGCGGGCTCACCGCGGCCGCGCTGGTCTACGTACTGGCGTGGCGGCACGGCATGCAGCCGAGCCGTTTCGTGCTCACCGGGGTCGGGATCGGGGTCGCGCTGTCGGCGATCGTGCAGCTGTATCTCACGGACAGCGAGCTGGAGGCGGCCGAGCAGGTCAAGCTGTGGCTGACGGGCAGCCTGAACGGGCGCGGCTGGGAGCAGGCGGGGCCGCTGGCCGTCGTCCTGCTGCTGTGTCTGCCCGCGCTGGTGTGGGCGAGCCGGGCGATGCGGCCGCTCGGCCTGGACCCGGAGACGGCGGCGGCGCTCGGGGTGCGGGTGGACCGGACCAGGCTCGGGCTGACCGTCCTCGGCGTGGTGCTCGCCGCGACGGCGACCGGTGCGGCGGGCCCGATCGGGTTCGTCGCGCTGACCGCGCCCCAGCTGGCCCGCCGTGTCACCCGAACGCCCCAACTCCCGCTGCTGTGCTCGGCGTTGACGGGATCGGTCGTCCTGGTCGCCGCCGACCTCGTGGCCCGCACGCTGCTGCCCCCGCTGGAGATCCCGGTCGGCGCGCTGACCTCCCTGGTCGGCGGACCGTATCTGCTGTGGCTGCTGGGACGGCGCACGGCGGTCCGCTGA